One Telluria mixta DNA window includes the following coding sequences:
- the tsaD gene encoding tRNA (adenosine(37)-N6)-threonylcarbamoyltransferase complex transferase subunit TsaD, with translation MIVLGVESSCDETGLALYDTERGLLSHALHSQVAMHEEYGGVVPELASRDHIRRALPLLEQVLAKADLPMERIDAIAYTQGPGLAGALLVGSSVACSLALALDKPVLGVHHLEGHLLSPLLATERPEFPFVALLVSGGHTQLMRVDGVGRYTLLGETLDDAAGEAFDKSAKLLGLGYPGGPAISRLAEFGDPEAYKLPRPMLHSKDFNFSFSGLKTAVLTVVKNSATDIANVCEQDKANIARGFVDAIVDVLTAKCVLALKHTGLKRLVIAGGVGANRQLRASLNEAAAKKRFKVYYPELEFCTDNGAMIAFAGAMRLERNPDAAQRDYAFNVRPRWPLDEIEPA, from the coding sequence ATGATTGTCCTCGGCGTCGAATCCTCCTGCGATGAAACCGGCCTGGCTCTGTACGACACGGAGCGCGGCCTGCTGTCCCACGCACTGCACTCGCAGGTCGCGATGCACGAGGAGTACGGCGGCGTCGTGCCGGAGCTGGCGTCGCGCGACCATATCCGGCGCGCGCTGCCGCTGCTGGAACAGGTGCTGGCGAAGGCCGACCTGCCGATGGAACGCATCGACGCCATCGCCTACACGCAGGGTCCCGGCCTCGCGGGCGCGCTGCTGGTCGGATCGTCCGTCGCCTGCAGCCTGGCGCTCGCACTCGACAAACCGGTGCTGGGCGTGCACCACCTGGAAGGCCATTTGCTGTCGCCGCTGCTCGCGACCGAGCGGCCGGAATTCCCGTTCGTCGCCCTCCTCGTCTCCGGCGGCCACACGCAGCTGATGCGCGTGGATGGCGTCGGCCGCTACACCTTGCTGGGCGAGACGCTGGACGACGCGGCCGGCGAAGCGTTCGACAAATCGGCCAAGCTGCTGGGCCTCGGTTATCCGGGCGGTCCGGCCATTTCCCGCCTGGCGGAATTCGGCGATCCGGAAGCGTATAAACTCCCGCGCCCGATGCTGCACTCGAAGGATTTCAACTTCAGCTTCTCGGGCCTCAAGACGGCCGTGCTGACCGTCGTGAAGAACAGCGCAACCGACATTGCCAACGTCTGCGAACAGGACAAGGCCAACATCGCACGCGGCTTCGTCGATGCCATCGTCGACGTGCTGACGGCGAAGTGCGTGCTGGCGCTGAAGCACACGGGCCTCAAGCGCCTCGTGATCGCGGGCGGCGTGGGCGCGAACCGCCAGCTGCGCGCGTCGCTGAACGAAGCGGCCGCGAAGAAGCGCTTCAAGGTCTACTACCCCGAACTCGAATTCTGCACGGACAACGGCGCGATGATCGCGTTCGCCGGTGCGATGCGCCTGGAGCGCAATCCGGACGCGGCACAGCGCGACTACGCATTCAACGTGCGTCCGCGCTGGCCGCTGGACGAGATCGAACCCGCCTGA
- a CDS encoding GatB/YqeY domain-containing protein: MSLKDQITDDMKAAMRAKESERLNTIRLLIAEIKRKEVDERIELTDAQVLAVVEKMIKQRKDSITQFENGGRQDLADKEKSELAILSAYMPAGLSDEEVAAEVAAAVADSGAAGPQDMGKVMGILKPKLAGRADMTAVSAQVKKALAGG; the protein is encoded by the coding sequence ATGAGCTTGAAAGACCAAATCACCGACGACATGAAAGCCGCGATGCGCGCCAAGGAGAGCGAGCGTCTCAACACGATCCGTCTCCTGATCGCCGAGATCAAGCGGAAGGAAGTGGACGAGCGCATCGAGCTGACGGATGCGCAGGTGTTGGCCGTCGTCGAAAAGATGATCAAGCAGCGCAAGGATTCGATCACCCAGTTCGAAAATGGTGGCCGCCAAGATCTGGCCGACAAGGAAAAGTCGGAATTGGCCATACTGTCGGCCTACATGCCGGCCGGGCTGTCCGATGAAGAAGTCGCCGCCGAAGTGGCCGCTGCCGTCGCCGACTCGGGCGCCGCCGGTCCGCAGGACATGGGCAAGGTGATGGGCATCCTGAAACCGAAACTGGCCGGCCGCGCCGACATGACGGCCGTCTCGGCCCAGGTCAAGAAGGCCCTGGCTGGCGGTTAA
- the ybiB gene encoding DNA-binding protein YbiB gives MDTTNTSKNPFPAARFIKEIGRGVKGARSMTRDDAKLLYGAMLDGRVSDLELGGILLAMRIKGESVEEIAGFMDAAESSFAPLPAPPGDFAPVLIPSYNGARKLANLTPLLALLLAREGVPVLVHGVQEDPGRVTTAEIFAEMGIGPSGSTADMLDAFAAGRPCFMPIERLAPELAHQLSLRRILGVRNSTHTLVKILQPFEGPALRLVSYTHPEYLAMLTEYFATAAPHVRGDAFLMRGTEGETVANANRAQEINWFHAGQKTLLVERDAPTDELAPAPEGRDAAATADWILRALRGEQPVPPPIAAQVAQCVQVARALRSAV, from the coding sequence ATGGACACGACCAACACCTCCAAAAATCCCTTCCCGGCCGCCCGCTTCATCAAGGAGATCGGCCGCGGTGTAAAAGGCGCGCGCAGCATGACGCGCGACGATGCGAAACTGCTCTACGGCGCGATGCTCGACGGGCGGGTGTCCGACCTGGAACTGGGCGGCATCCTGCTTGCGATGCGCATCAAGGGCGAATCGGTGGAAGAAATCGCCGGCTTCATGGACGCGGCGGAAAGCTCGTTCGCGCCGCTGCCCGCGCCGCCCGGCGACTTCGCGCCCGTGCTGATCCCCAGCTACAACGGCGCGCGCAAGCTGGCCAACCTGACGCCGCTGCTGGCCCTGCTGCTCGCGCGCGAGGGCGTGCCGGTGCTCGTGCACGGCGTGCAGGAAGACCCGGGCCGCGTGACGACGGCCGAGATTTTCGCCGAGATGGGCATCGGCCCGAGCGGCTCCACGGCCGACATGCTGGATGCCTTCGCGGCCGGTCGCCCGTGCTTCATGCCGATCGAGCGGCTGGCGCCGGAACTGGCGCACCAGCTGTCGCTGCGCCGCATCCTCGGCGTGCGCAATTCCACGCACACCCTCGTCAAGATCCTGCAGCCGTTCGAGGGCCCGGCGCTGCGCCTCGTGTCGTACACGCACCCGGAATACCTGGCGATGCTGACCGAGTATTTCGCAACGGCCGCGCCGCACGTGCGCGGCGACGCGTTCCTCATGCGCGGCACGGAAGGCGAGACGGTGGCGAACGCCAACCGCGCCCAGGAAATCAACTGGTTCCACGCCGGACAAAAAACGCTGCTGGTCGAGCGCGATGCGCCGACCGACGAGCTGGCGCCCGCACCGGAGGGCCGCGACGCCGCAGCGACCGCCGACTGGATCTTGCGTGCGCTGCGCGGTGAACAGCCCGTGCCGCCGCCGATCGCGGCGCAGGTGGCGCAGTGCGTGCAGGTGGCGCGGGCGTTACGTTCGGCTGTCTGA
- the rpoD gene encoding RNA polymerase sigma factor RpoD: MSAKADNSQDKAEARVAGVAPVNQTTDAEALAAIDTSGYVLPAVKVPGRRGRKPKEFTPENDEVAALNAVERAELKAVDKAKAKDRKAKEKALLKDAFSSDTEASEEELEIRRQKLKALIKSGKERGFLTYSEINDHLPDNIVDPEAIEGIIGTFNDMGIAVYEHAPDAETLLLSDNVATVTSDDEAEAAAEAALSTVDSDFGRTTDPVRMYMREMGSVELLTREGEIEIAKRIEDGLRDMIQAISACPVTIAEIIDAARRIEQDEIKIDEIVDGMVDPDEDEATSPTAVAPAATESDDDEDEDEEEEEEEEEEEAGASSGAAGYSAEQLEQLKNSALDKFREIEQQFDKMRKAYEKQGYNSDGYVKAQEAISNELLGIRFTAKVVEKLCDTLRGQVDEVRHIEKQILDVAVNRCGMPRAHFIKVFPGNETNLEWVDGEVNAGHAYSAILGRNIPTIKELQQRLIDLQARVVLPLPDLRNINRQMAAGEMKARKAKREMTEANLRLVISIAKKYTNRGLQFLDLIQEGNIGLMKAVDKFEYRRGYKFSTYATWWIRQAITRSIADQARTIRIPVHMIETINKMNRISRQILQETGAEPDPATLAIKMEMPEDKIRKIMKIAKEPISMETPIGDDDDSHLGDFIEDNNTLAPSDAALHASMRGVVKDVLDSLTPREAKVLRMRFGIEMSTDHTLEEVGKQFDVTRERIRQIEAKALRKLRHPSRSDKLKSFLENNSG, from the coding sequence ATGTCCGCCAAGGCGGACAATTCGCAAGACAAGGCGGAAGCTCGCGTTGCGGGTGTCGCCCCAGTCAACCAGACGACCGACGCGGAGGCCCTCGCCGCGATCGACACGTCGGGCTACGTGCTGCCGGCCGTCAAGGTCCCGGGCCGGCGTGGTCGCAAGCCCAAGGAATTCACGCCCGAAAACGATGAAGTTGCCGCCCTGAACGCGGTCGAGCGCGCCGAACTGAAAGCGGTCGACAAGGCCAAGGCCAAGGACCGCAAGGCCAAGGAAAAAGCGCTGCTGAAAGATGCATTCTCGTCGGATACGGAAGCGAGCGAAGAGGAACTGGAAATCCGCCGCCAGAAGCTCAAGGCCCTGATCAAGTCGGGCAAGGAGCGCGGCTTCCTCACGTATTCCGAGATCAACGACCATCTGCCGGACAACATCGTCGATCCGGAAGCGATCGAAGGCATCATCGGCACGTTCAACGACATGGGCATCGCCGTCTACGAGCACGCGCCCGATGCCGAAACGCTGCTGCTGTCCGATAACGTCGCCACCGTCACGAGCGACGACGAAGCCGAAGCTGCCGCCGAAGCGGCGCTGTCGACCGTCGACTCCGATTTCGGCCGCACCACCGATCCCGTCCGCATGTACATGCGCGAGATGGGTTCGGTTGAACTGCTGACCCGCGAAGGCGAGATCGAGATCGCCAAGCGCATCGAAGACGGCCTGCGCGACATGATCCAGGCGATCTCCGCCTGCCCGGTGACGATCGCCGAGATCATCGACGCCGCCCGCCGCATCGAGCAGGACGAGATCAAGATCGACGAAATCGTCGACGGCATGGTCGACCCGGACGAAGACGAAGCCACGTCGCCGACCGCCGTCGCGCCGGCAGCGACCGAGTCCGACGACGATGAGGACGAAGACGAGGAAGAGGAAGAAGAGGAAGAGGAAGAAGAGGCGGGCGCGAGTTCCGGCGCGGCCGGTTATTCCGCCGAACAGCTCGAGCAGCTGAAGAACTCGGCCCTCGACAAATTCCGCGAAATCGAACAGCAGTTCGACAAGATGCGCAAGGCGTACGAGAAGCAGGGCTATAACTCGGACGGCTACGTCAAGGCCCAGGAAGCGATCTCGAACGAACTGCTCGGCATCCGCTTCACGGCCAAGGTCGTCGAAAAGCTGTGCGACACCCTGCGCGGCCAGGTCGACGAAGTGCGCCACATCGAGAAGCAGATCCTGGACGTGGCCGTGAACCGCTGCGGCATGCCGCGCGCCCACTTCATCAAGGTCTTCCCGGGCAACGAGACGAACCTCGAGTGGGTCGACGGCGAAGTGAACGCCGGCCACGCCTACAGCGCCATCCTCGGCCGCAATATCCCGACGATCAAAGAACTGCAGCAACGCCTGATCGACCTGCAAGCCCGCGTCGTCCTGCCGCTGCCGGACCTGCGCAACATCAACCGCCAGATGGCGGCCGGTGAAATGAAGGCGCGCAAGGCGAAGCGCGAAATGACGGAAGCCAACCTGCGTCTCGTCATCTCGATCGCGAAGAAATACACGAACCGCGGCCTGCAATTCCTCGACCTGATCCAAGAAGGCAATATCGGCCTGATGAAGGCGGTGGACAAGTTCGAATACCGTCGCGGCTACAAATTCTCGACGTATGCAACGTGGTGGATCCGCCAAGCCATTACCCGCTCGATCGCGGACCAGGCGCGCACGATCCGTATTCCGGTCCACATGATCGAAACGATCAACAAGATGAACCGGATCTCGCGCCAGATCCTGCAGGAGACGGGCGCTGAGCCGGATCCGGCGACGCTCGCGATCAAGATGGAAATGCCGGAAGATAAGATCCGGAAGATCATGAAGATCGCGAAAGAGCCGATCTCGATGGAAACGCCGATCGGCGACGACGACGATTCGCATCTGGGCGACTTTATCGAGGACAACAACACGCTGGCGCCTTCGGACGCCGCGCTGCATGCCTCGATGCGCGGTGTGGTGAAGGACGTGCTCGACTCGCTGACGCCGCGCGAAGCGAAGGTGCTGCGCATGCGCTTCGGCATCGAAATGTCGACCGACCACACGTTGGAAGAGGTCGGCAAGCAATTCGACGTCACTCGCGAGCGTATCCGCCAGATCGAAGCCAAGGCGCTACGCAAGCTGCGCCACCCGTCGCGTTCCGACAAGCTGAAGAGCTTCCTCGAGAACAACAGCGGCTGA
- a CDS encoding NAD(P)/FAD-dependent oxidoreductase, translated as MAKHYDVAIIGAGAAGMMCAATAAQRGKRVLLVDHAAKLAEKIRISGGGRCNFTNINAGPQNFLSENPHFCRSALSRYTAQDFLALVKKHRIAYHEKHRGQLFCDDSSEQIIAMLKAECDAGGVQWRMPCKVAAVTKNAEGFRIDTDGEPILASNVVVATGGLSIPKIGATDLGYRIAKHFDLKIVETRPGLVPLTFDGPSWQPFVPLAGIALEVDVTTRSKKGKNAKYGYFREDLLFTHRGLSGPAILQISSYWQPGTPIVLNLLPEMDVAEELIGMKTTVKKQLGNILSQWLPTRLAEGLLTGNGLTPDARLPDMADAKLRKLGDAINRWAIVPTGSEGYKKAEVTLGGVDTRELSQQTMMANTVPGLYFIGETVDVTGWLGGYNFQWAWASGVAAGSAIE; from the coding sequence ATGGCAAAACACTACGACGTGGCGATCATCGGTGCCGGCGCCGCCGGCATGATGTGCGCCGCCACCGCGGCCCAGCGCGGCAAGCGCGTCCTGCTGGTCGACCACGCCGCCAAGCTGGCGGAAAAAATCCGCATCTCGGGCGGCGGTCGCTGCAACTTCACCAACATCAACGCCGGCCCGCAGAATTTTCTCTCCGAGAATCCGCATTTCTGCCGCAGCGCACTGTCGCGCTACACGGCGCAGGATTTTCTTGCGCTCGTCAAAAAGCACCGCATCGCGTACCACGAAAAACACCGCGGCCAGCTGTTCTGCGACGACTCGTCCGAACAGATCATCGCGATGCTGAAGGCCGAATGCGATGCGGGCGGCGTGCAGTGGCGCATGCCGTGCAAGGTGGCGGCCGTCACGAAGAACGCGGAAGGGTTCCGCATCGACACGGACGGCGAGCCTATTCTCGCGAGCAATGTCGTGGTCGCAACGGGCGGCCTGTCGATCCCGAAGATCGGCGCCACCGACCTGGGTTATCGCATCGCGAAACATTTCGATTTGAAAATCGTCGAGACGCGCCCCGGCCTCGTGCCGCTGACGTTCGACGGCCCCAGCTGGCAACCATTCGTGCCGTTGGCCGGCATCGCGCTTGAAGTGGACGTGACGACGAGATCGAAGAAGGGCAAGAACGCGAAGTACGGCTATTTCCGCGAAGATCTGTTGTTCACGCACCGCGGCCTGTCCGGGCCGGCCATCCTGCAAATCTCCAGCTACTGGCAGCCGGGCACGCCCATCGTGCTGAATCTGCTACCGGAAATGGATGTGGCGGAAGAGCTGATCGGCATGAAGACGACAGTGAAAAAGCAGCTGGGCAATATCTTGTCGCAATGGCTGCCGACGCGCCTGGCGGAAGGCCTGCTGACCGGCAATGGTTTGACACCAGATGCGCGCCTGCCGGACATGGCCGATGCGAAACTGCGCAAGCTGGGCGATGCGATCAACCGCTGGGCCATCGTCCCGACAGGATCGGAAGGTTATAAAAAGGCCGAGGTGACGCTGGGCGGCGTCGATACGCGCGAACTGTCGCAGCAGACGATGATGGCGAACACTGTCCCGGGCCTGTATTTCATCGGCGAGACGGTCGACGTCACGGGCTGGCTCGGTGGGTACAACTTCCAGTGGGCATGGGCTTCCGGCGTCGCGGCAGGCAGCGCGATCGAGTGA
- a CDS encoding ABC transporter ATP-binding protein, which yields MSEPKFIEVQQVEMLFDTRKGRFHALTDVNLKVARGEFITLIGHSGCGKSTLLNLLAGLTRATEGVLICAGREIAGPAPERAVVFQNHSLLPWLTCFENVYLAVERVFGAREGKDKLRARTADALALVGLTHAAQKRPSEISGGMKQRVGIARALSMEPKVLLMDEPFGALDALTRAHLQDELLRIVAQTQSTVVMVTHDVDEAVLLSDRIVMMTNGPAATIGEIVDVRLPRPRERVALAHDALYNEYRTRVLEFLYHRQARPAKEAA from the coding sequence ATGAGCGAACCGAAATTCATCGAAGTCCAGCAGGTCGAGATGCTGTTCGACACCCGCAAGGGCCGCTTCCACGCGCTCACCGACGTCAACCTGAAGGTGGCGCGCGGCGAGTTCATCACGCTGATCGGCCACTCCGGCTGCGGCAAGTCGACCTTGCTGAACCTGCTGGCGGGCCTGACGCGCGCCACCGAGGGTGTGCTGATCTGCGCCGGCCGCGAGATCGCCGGACCGGCGCCCGAGCGCGCGGTCGTGTTCCAGAACCATTCGCTGCTGCCGTGGCTGACCTGCTTCGAGAACGTCTACCTGGCCGTCGAGCGCGTGTTCGGCGCCCGCGAAGGGAAGGACAAGCTGCGCGCACGCACGGCCGACGCGCTGGCGCTGGTGGGCCTGACGCATGCGGCGCAGAAGCGGCCCAGTGAGATCTCGGGCGGCATGAAGCAGCGCGTCGGCATCGCCCGCGCGCTGTCGATGGAACCGAAGGTGCTGTTGATGGACGAACCGTTCGGCGCCCTCGATGCGCTGACCCGCGCCCATTTGCAGGACGAGCTGCTGCGCATCGTCGCCCAGACCCAGTCGACGGTCGTGATGGTCACGCACGACGTGGACGAGGCGGTGCTGCTGTCGGACCGCATCGTGATGATGACGAACGGCCCGGCCGCGACGATCGGCGAGATCGTGGACGTGCGCCTGCCGCGGCCGCGCGAACGCGTCGCGCTGGCGCACGATGCGCTGTATAACGAGTATCGGACGCGGGTGCTGGAGTTCCTGTATCACCGGCAGGCGAGGCCGGCGAAGGAAGCCGCCTGA
- the dnaG gene encoding DNA primase, translated as MIPQSFITDLLNRVDIVDVVGRYVQLKKGGANYMGLCPFHNEKSPSFTVSPTKQFYHCFGCGAHGTAIGFMIEYSGMGFVDAVKDLAQSVGMIVPQEDDKIPPAQRAAQQAQTLALTDALNQACDFYRAQLRTAPNAIAYLKGRGLTGEVAARFGLGYAPGGWDNLRSVFRDYEALALVESGLVIDKVDEDGNNKKRYDRFRERIMFPIRNTKGQVIGFGGRVLDGGEPKYLNSPETPLFQKGHELYGLFEARQAIRDAGYVLVTEGYMDVVALAQLGFPQAVATLGTACTSTHVQKLLRQTDNVIFSFDGDKAGRRAARRALEACLPQVTDNKTIRFLFLPQEHDPDSYVREFGADAFAQEINEAMPLSQFLLREVTTEHDLDTPEGRARVQFDAKPLLQAMTPTALRLQIVRGLANLTESTPAEIETLFELSKPVAVARKAPPRQGRPEPVGLELQMSRILVSHPALALGLDESALRAFDHFGTEQAERLRQLVAMAQALGPNGTFAALSEQLKEASSEYDNLIASIAVEPESDIDADRVWLTSAVRQVKMDVLKQELNQLFSSGLTPDQVSARYREITAQQDLLAREAANDTPAKFA; from the coding sequence GTGATTCCGCAATCATTCATTACCGATCTGCTCAACCGCGTTGACATTGTCGACGTGGTGGGGCGTTACGTGCAGCTGAAAAAGGGCGGCGCCAATTACATGGGGCTCTGTCCGTTTCACAACGAGAAGTCCCCCAGCTTCACCGTCAGCCCGACCAAGCAGTTCTACCACTGCTTCGGCTGCGGCGCCCATGGCACCGCCATCGGCTTCATGATCGAATACTCGGGCATGGGCTTCGTCGACGCTGTCAAGGATCTCGCACAGAGCGTGGGCATGATCGTGCCCCAGGAGGACGACAAGATCCCGCCGGCCCAGCGCGCCGCCCAGCAGGCGCAGACCCTGGCCCTGACGGATGCGCTGAACCAGGCTTGTGACTTTTACCGCGCCCAGTTGCGCACCGCGCCGAACGCGATCGCCTATTTAAAAGGCCGCGGCCTGACGGGTGAAGTGGCCGCCCGCTTCGGCCTCGGCTATGCGCCGGGCGGCTGGGACAACCTGCGTTCCGTCTTCCGCGACTACGAGGCGCTGGCGCTCGTCGAGTCCGGCCTCGTCATCGACAAGGTGGACGAGGATGGCAACAATAAAAAGAGGTACGACCGTTTTCGCGAACGGATCATGTTCCCGATCCGGAACACGAAAGGACAGGTGATCGGCTTCGGCGGCCGCGTGCTGGACGGTGGCGAACCCAAATACCTGAACTCGCCGGAAACCCCGCTGTTCCAGAAGGGGCATGAACTGTACGGCCTGTTCGAGGCGCGCCAGGCGATCCGCGATGCCGGCTACGTGCTGGTGACGGAGGGTTACATGGACGTGGTCGCCCTGGCCCAGCTCGGCTTCCCGCAAGCCGTCGCGACGCTCGGCACAGCATGTACCAGTACCCACGTGCAAAAGCTGCTGCGCCAGACGGACAACGTCATCTTCAGCTTCGACGGCGACAAGGCCGGTCGCCGCGCCGCTCGCCGCGCGCTGGAAGCGTGCCTGCCGCAGGTGACGGACAACAAGACGATCAGGTTCCTGTTCTTACCGCAAGAGCATGATCCGGACAGCTATGTGCGCGAGTTTGGCGCGGATGCGTTCGCCCAGGAAATCAACGAAGCGATGCCGCTGTCGCAATTCCTGTTGCGCGAGGTGACGACGGAACACGATCTCGACACGCCGGAAGGCCGGGCGCGCGTCCAGTTCGATGCGAAACCGCTGCTGCAGGCGATGACGCCGACCGCCCTGCGCCTGCAGATCGTGCGCGGCCTGGCAAACCTGACGGAGTCAACGCCGGCGGAGATCGAAACGTTGTTCGAGTTGTCCAAACCGGTTGCAGTGGCAAGGAAAGCGCCGCCGCGCCAGGGGCGTCCGGAACCGGTCGGCCTGGAATTGCAGATGTCGCGCATCCTCGTCTCGCATCCGGCGCTGGCACTGGGCCTGGACGAGTCGGCCTTGCGTGCGTTCGACCATTTCGGCACCGAGCAGGCCGAACGTTTGCGCCAGCTCGTGGCGATGGCGCAGGCACTGGGACCGAACGGTACGTTCGCCGCGTTGTCCGAGCAATTGAAGGAGGCGAGTTCGGAGTACGACAACCTGATCGCATCGATCGCGGTCGAACCGGAATCGGATATCGACGCGGACCGCGTCTGGCTCACAAGTGCCGTGAGGCAAGTCAAGATGGACGTGCTGAAACAGGAGTTGAACCAGTTGTTTTCTTCCGGATTGACCCCAGATCAGGTGAGTGCCCGCTATCGCGAAATCACAGCTCAGCAGGACCTCTTGGCCCGGGAGGCGGCAAACGACACCCCTGCGAAATTCGCCTGA
- the ntrB gene encoding nitrate ABC transporter permease, which produces MDTVVNSTSKPRVKPAVRLPHGLALRMPNGRALLLAVLPPVLGLAMLVLVWQLVSANNSNFPSPFVTWEAAVQLFADPFYSNGPNDQGIGWNILASLKRVALGFGLAAAAGIPLGFLIGRSRFLAGMCNPIVSLLRPVSPLAWLPIGLLVFKAANPAAIWAIFICSIWPMIINTAVGVQRVPQDYMNVARVLNLSEWKVFTKILLPAVLPYMLTGVRLAIGTAWLVIVAAEMLTGGVGIGFWVWDEWNNLNVPHILIAIVVIGVVGLVLEQALVALARAVTYEESGS; this is translated from the coding sequence ATGGATACCGTCGTGAATTCGACATCGAAACCGCGCGTCAAACCTGCGGTGCGCCTGCCGCACGGCCTGGCGCTGCGCATGCCGAACGGCCGCGCGCTGTTGCTGGCAGTGCTGCCGCCGGTGCTGGGTCTCGCCATGCTGGTGCTGGTGTGGCAGCTCGTCTCCGCGAACAACAGCAACTTCCCGTCGCCCTTCGTCACGTGGGAGGCGGCCGTCCAGCTGTTCGCCGACCCGTTCTACAGCAACGGGCCGAACGACCAGGGCATCGGCTGGAACATCCTCGCGTCGCTCAAGCGGGTGGCGCTGGGCTTCGGCCTCGCCGCGGCGGCGGGTATCCCGCTCGGCTTCCTGATCGGCCGCTCGCGCTTCCTGGCCGGGATGTGCAATCCCATCGTCAGCCTGCTGCGTCCCGTGTCGCCGCTCGCATGGCTGCCCATCGGCCTGCTCGTGTTCAAGGCCGCCAACCCGGCCGCCATCTGGGCCATCTTCATCTGCTCGATCTGGCCGATGATCATCAACACGGCCGTCGGCGTGCAGCGCGTGCCGCAGGACTACATGAACGTGGCGCGCGTGCTGAACCTGTCGGAGTGGAAGGTCTTCACGAAGATCCTGCTGCCCGCGGTGCTGCCGTACATGCTGACCGGCGTGCGCCTGGCCATCGGCACGGCGTGGCTGGTGATCGTCGCGGCCGAGATGCTGACCGGCGGCGTGGGCATCGGCTTCTGGGTGTGGGACGAGTGGAACAACCTGAACGTGCCGCACATCCTCATCGCCATCGTCGTCATCGGCGTGGTCGGGCTGGTGCTGGAACAGGCGCTGGTCGCACTGGCCCGCGCCGTCACTTACGAAGAGAGTGGATCATGA
- the rpsU gene encoding 30S ribosomal protein S21: MTTIRLKENEPFEVAMRRFKRTIEKTGLLTELRAREFYEKPTAERKRKLAAAVKRHYKRIRSQQLPKKLY, encoded by the coding sequence ATGACCACTATCCGCCTTAAAGAAAACGAGCCGTTCGAAGTCGCTATGCGTCGCTTCAAGCGCACTATCGAAAAAACCGGTCTGCTGACGGAACTGCGCGCACGCGAGTTCTACGAGAAGCCGACTGCAGAGCGCAAGCGCAAGCTGGCCGCTGCCGTGAAGCGTCACTACAAGCGCATCCGCAGCCAGCAACTGCCGAAGAAGCTGTACTGA
- a CDS encoding 3-deoxy-7-phosphoheptulonate synthase — protein sequence MITPDIENTNVTSFATMPTPSELHKKLPLTDKAFTTVMKGRETLRNILDRKDKRLFVVVGPCSIHDPVAGLDYARRLKALQAEVEDTMVLVMRVYFEKPRTTTGWKGYINDPFMDDSFRVDVGMERARQFLLDVCELGLPTATEALDPISPQYLGDLIAWTAIGARTTESQTHREMSSGLSTPVGFKNGTDGDVSIAINAVLSSSSPHSFLGINGQGGVSIVRTRGNAYGHVVLRGGGGRPNYDSVSVAIAEQALKKAGLPANLVVDCSHANSYKKPELQPLVMSDVIQQIRHGNQSLVGVMIESNIVSGSQPIPSDLSQLKYGCSVTDGCIAWDDTEAMLRSAHKELLQRP from the coding sequence CTGATCACGCCCGATATCGAAAACACCAACGTCACCTCGTTCGCGACCATGCCGACGCCGAGCGAGCTGCATAAAAAACTGCCGCTGACGGACAAGGCCTTCACCACCGTGATGAAGGGCCGCGAGACCCTGCGCAACATCCTCGACCGCAAGGACAAGCGCCTGTTCGTCGTCGTCGGCCCCTGCTCGATCCACGACCCGGTCGCGGGCCTCGACTATGCGCGCCGCCTGAAGGCGCTGCAGGCCGAAGTCGAAGACACGATGGTGCTCGTGATGCGCGTGTATTTCGAAAAGCCGCGCACGACGACCGGCTGGAAGGGCTATATCAACGATCCGTTCATGGACGATTCGTTCCGCGTCGACGTGGGCATGGAGCGCGCGCGCCAGTTCCTGCTCGACGTGTGCGAACTGGGCCTGCCGACCGCCACCGAAGCGCTCGACCCGATCTCGCCGCAATACCTGGGCGACCTGATCGCCTGGACCGCGATCGGCGCGCGTACGACGGAATCGCAGACGCACCGCGAGATGTCGTCCGGCCTCTCGACGCCGGTCGGCTTCAAGAACGGCACCGACGGCGACGTCAGCATCGCCATCAACGCCGTGCTGTCCTCGTCCAGCCCGCACTCCTTCCTGGGCATCAACGGCCAGGGCGGCGTGTCGATCGTGCGCACCCGCGGCAACGCCTACGGCCACGTCGTGCTGCGCGGCGGCGGCGGCCGTCCGAACTACGACTCGGTCTCGGTCGCGATCGCCGAACAGGCGCTCAAGAAGGCCGGCCTGCCCGCGAACCTCGTCGTCGACTGCTCGCACGCCAACAGCTATAAAAAGCCGGAACTGCAGCCGCTCGTCATGTCGGACGTGATCCAGCAGATCAGGCACGGCAACCAGTCGCTCGTCGGCGTGATGATCGAGTCGAACATCGTCAGCGGCAGCCAGCCGATTCCGAGCGACCTGTCGCAGCTGAAGTATGGCTGCTCCGTCACCGACGGCTGCATCGCCTGGGACGACACCGAGGCCATGCTGCGCAGCGCGCACAAGGAATTGCTGCAGCGGCCGTGA